From a single Aspergillus puulaauensis MK2 DNA, chromosome 2, nearly complete sequence genomic region:
- a CDS encoding uncharacterized protein (COG:S;~EggNog:ENOG410PUQH;~TransMembrane:7 (o27-45i52-74o80-96i116-139o159-177i189-210o222-240i)), which translates to MADTAQERLADCGGELLIGPHGVLTQTWGQGFVVGALVVLFCLTISNMRRKALLHILILTELILASLHGIWVFVEGPASPWYLSATATTLYISYNLHSIINWMKVKPFLSRWGSRFYIGTVILAMPYWVASMYLNFAYFNNLGTDVFRRTRPWETLFREPWWVFTALYLVYVIKRCYGFGVWELVRSNARFFVLLASMVISIALMIVDVVDISFSPYWGGVNLYWQVSMIFKCMADAVFLDDFKHVLDRLTARTTGNFLGLPPDRPNPPGQFITGNEILLSGLSSNYTQRSEGDEEMIAHIEDQQYRPVIRPRKAHLNLHQGPPAFVVKA; encoded by the exons ATGGCGGATACTGCTCAGGAGAGACTCGCCGACTGTGGAGGCGAGCTGCTCATTGGACCGCATGGGGTCTTGACGCAGACCTGGGGCCAGGGGTTCGTGGTCGGCGCACTCGTCGTTCTCTTCTGCTTGACGATATCGAATATGCGACGAAAGGCACTGCTGCATATATTGATCCTCACTGAG CTAATATTGGCGTCCCTGCACGGTATATGGGTCTTTGTCGAGGGCCCTGCATCTCCCTGGTATCTGAGCGCAACAGCGACGACCCTGTACATTTCATATAACCTTCACAGCATCATCAACTGGATGAAGGTGAAGCCATTTCTATCCAGATGGGGGAGCCGGTTCTACATCGGCACTGTTATTCTGGCCATGCCTTACTGGGTCGCATCGATGTACCTGAACTTTGCATACTTCAATAATCTCGGCACCGACGTATTTCGCCGCACGAGACCCTGGGAGACTCTATTCCGCGAGCCCTGGTGGGTGTTCACCGCGCTCTATCTAGTCTACGTCATCAAACGGTGCTACGGATTCGGGGTGTGGGAGCTGGTGCGCTCCAATGCACGGTTCTTCGTACTCCTCGCCTCAATGGTCATATCCATCGCTTTGATGATTGTTGATGTCGTGGATATCTCATTCTCTCCGTACTGGGGAGGGGTGAACCTGTACTGGCAG GTGTCTATGATTTTCAAGTGCATGGCAGATGCGGTCTTTCTCGACGACTTCAAGCATGTCCTGGATCGGCTCACGGCCAGAACAACCGGGAATTTTCTGGGTCTACCCCCAGACAGACCCAATCCGCCTGGCCAATTTATCACCGGGAACGAAATCTTACTGAGCGGGTTATCTTCCAATTATACCCAACGGAGCGAgggggatgaggagatgaTAGCCCATATCGAGGACCAGCAGTATAGGCCTGTTATTCGACCTCGGAAGGCACATCTAAACCTGCACCAAGGCCCTCCAGCCTTTGTCGTTAAGGCTTGA
- a CDS encoding uncharacterized protein (COG:S;~EggNog:ENOG410Q19Z;~TransMembrane:2 (i101-118o124-143i)) → MFAEDERERLGLIHHYTLHTTKSISDLTEAEAFPFWGKWAVELVFTNDFLHGIINVSALHPALIGFSPQKNTILATHHHDIGVGLFRPHPAHLTMQSQDPAFAFTCIIVYALGIQQLSESIRGPISKILKLLLTGMAIFHGLIQREPAK, encoded by the coding sequence ATGTTTGCTGAGGATGAGCGAGAACGTCTGGGCCTGATACACCACTATACTCTTCACACTACTAAAAGCATTTCAGATCTCACTGAAGCAGAAGCTTTTCCTTTCTGGGGTAAATGGGCCGTCGAGCTGGTGTTTACCAATGACTTTCTGCACGGAATTATCAATGTCAGCGCCTTGCATCCTGCCCTAATTGGCTTCTCGCCCCAGAAAAACACCATCCTAGCCACCCATCACCATGACATAGGCGTCGGCCTGTTCCGGccccatccagctcatctCACAATGCAAAGCCAGGACCCGGCATTCGCATTCACATGCATCATCGTATATGCGCTTGGTATCCAGCAGTTATCAGAGTCAATCCGCGGCCCTATTTCCAAAATCTTGAAGCTGCTCTTGACTGGAATGGCTATATTTCATGGGCTGATACAGAGAGAGCCAGCCAAATAG